From one Leifsonia soli genomic stretch:
- a CDS encoding ABC transporter substrate-binding protein yields MKAARLSVIAGVALAGLALAGCTGGGGSGSGGGDANSNLDSKGPITYVQGKDNSNVVRPLIDKWNKAHPDEKVTFKEQTDQADQQHDDLVQHFQAKDTNYDVVDVDVVWTGEFAAKGWLQPLTGTFKMDNSSLLEPTVKSGTYNGTQYAAPQTSDGGILYYRKDLVPEPPKTWDDMLKDCDIAKAKGIGCYAGQFAQYEGLTVNAAEAINTNGGTIVGEDGKKVTVDSPEAKAGLTRLVDGFKNGQIPAEAITYQEEQGRQAFEAGKLMFLRNWPYVYNLAKTDGSSTVKDTFGIAPLPGISADKPGVSSLGGHNAAISVYSKHKATAFEFLKFLQSEETQKFFVTQGSLAPVVASLYDDAALNSQLPYLSTLKTSIENAVPRPVSPFYPAITKAVQDNAYAALKGDKTVDQALKDMASAINTASAG; encoded by the coding sequence ATGAAAGCAGCACGTCTCTCCGTGATCGCCGGGGTGGCCCTCGCAGGCCTCGCGCTGGCGGGATGCACCGGTGGCGGCGGGTCGGGAAGCGGTGGCGGCGACGCCAACTCGAATCTCGACAGCAAGGGCCCGATCACCTACGTGCAGGGCAAGGACAACTCCAACGTCGTCCGCCCGCTGATCGACAAGTGGAACAAGGCCCACCCGGACGAGAAGGTCACCTTCAAGGAGCAGACCGACCAGGCGGACCAGCAGCACGACGACCTCGTGCAGCACTTCCAGGCCAAGGACACCAACTACGACGTCGTCGACGTCGACGTCGTGTGGACGGGCGAGTTCGCCGCAAAGGGGTGGCTCCAGCCGCTGACCGGCACGTTCAAGATGGACAACTCGTCCCTGCTGGAGCCGACGGTGAAGTCGGGAACGTACAACGGCACCCAGTACGCGGCGCCGCAGACCTCCGACGGCGGCATCCTGTACTACCGCAAGGACCTGGTCCCCGAGCCGCCCAAGACGTGGGACGACATGCTCAAGGACTGCGACATCGCCAAGGCGAAGGGCATCGGCTGCTACGCCGGTCAGTTCGCGCAGTACGAGGGCCTCACGGTGAACGCCGCGGAGGCGATCAACACCAACGGCGGCACGATCGTCGGCGAGGACGGCAAGAAGGTCACCGTCGACAGCCCCGAGGCCAAGGCGGGCCTGACCCGACTGGTGGACGGCTTCAAGAACGGCCAGATCCCGGCCGAGGCCATCACGTACCAGGAGGAGCAGGGCCGGCAGGCGTTCGAGGCCGGCAAGCTGATGTTCCTGCGCAACTGGCCGTACGTGTACAACCTGGCCAAGACCGACGGCTCCTCGACGGTGAAGGACACCTTCGGCATCGCGCCGCTCCCGGGCATCAGCGCGGACAAGCCGGGCGTCTCCAGCCTGGGCGGCCACAACGCCGCGATCAGCGTGTACTCCAAGCACAAGGCGACCGCCTTCGAGTTCCTCAAGTTCCTGCAGAGCGAAGAGACGCAGAAGTTCTTCGTGACCCAGGGCTCGCTGGCACCGGTCGTGGCCTCGCTGTACGACGACGCGGCGCTGAACAGCCAGCTGCCGTACCTGTCGACGCTGAAGACCTCGATCGAGAACGCGGTCCCGCGGCCGGTGTCGCCGTTCTACCCGGCCATCACCAAGGCCGTGCAGGACAACGCGTACGCCGCCCTCAAGGGCGACAAGACGGTCGACCAGGCCCTGAAGGACATGGCCTCGGCGATCAACACCGCGAGCGCCGGCTGA
- a CDS encoding carbohydrate ABC transporter permease — protein sequence MSTSNVVAPSSASTGKNGKPPIRAGAKRQRAQQSRWAFYLIIPTLILLAIVIGYPVVSAIVMSFQKDAGLDPATGLFVQGGFAGFQNYAHWLLQQCQGPNGTTISCPPGNLGSTFWSAVFVTFFFTVTTVILETGLGLWFALIMNRAFRGRGLVRAAILIPWAIPTAVTAKLWFFIFSVAGVANAVLGAHILWTSDEWASRFAVIIADTWKTTPFMALLILAGLQIIPEEVYEAAKVDGASTWQRFWRVTMPLLKPALMVAILFRVLDALRIYDLPQILTGGGGGTGHATTTLSILVVDQIRQGFNSAAALSTITFIIIFLIAFIFVRILGTNVVRTQEDQQKGAKR from the coding sequence ATGTCAACGTCGAACGTCGTCGCCCCCTCATCCGCCAGCACCGGCAAGAACGGCAAACCGCCGATCCGCGCCGGAGCCAAGCGGCAGCGTGCCCAGCAGAGTCGCTGGGCGTTCTACCTGATCATCCCCACCCTGATCCTGCTCGCCATCGTGATCGGGTACCCGGTCGTCTCGGCGATCGTGATGTCCTTCCAGAAGGACGCCGGGCTCGACCCGGCGACCGGCCTGTTCGTACAGGGCGGGTTCGCCGGCTTCCAGAACTACGCGCACTGGCTGCTCCAGCAATGCCAGGGCCCCAACGGCACCACCATCTCCTGCCCGCCCGGCAACCTCGGCTCCACCTTCTGGAGCGCCGTCTTCGTCACCTTCTTCTTCACGGTGACGACCGTCATCCTCGAGACCGGCCTCGGACTCTGGTTCGCGCTCATCATGAACCGCGCGTTCCGCGGCCGCGGCCTCGTCCGCGCGGCGATCCTCATCCCGTGGGCGATCCCGACCGCCGTCACCGCGAAGCTGTGGTTCTTCATCTTCTCGGTCGCCGGCGTCGCGAACGCCGTGCTGGGGGCCCACATCCTGTGGACCTCCGACGAGTGGGCATCCCGGTTCGCGGTCATCATCGCGGACACCTGGAAGACCACGCCGTTCATGGCGCTGCTGATCCTCGCGGGGCTGCAGATCATCCCGGAGGAGGTCTACGAGGCCGCGAAGGTCGACGGAGCCTCCACCTGGCAGCGCTTCTGGCGGGTCACGATGCCGCTGCTGAAGCCGGCGCTCATGGTCGCGATCCTGTTCCGCGTCCTCGACGCGCTCCGCATCTACGACCTGCCGCAGATCCTCACCGGCGGCGGAGGCGGTACCGGCCATGCGACGACCACCCTGTCCATCCTGGTGGTCGATCAGATCAGGCAGGGCTTCAACAGCGCAGCCGCCCTGTCGACCATCACGTTCATCATCATCTTCCTGATCGCCTTCATCTTCGTCCGGATCCTCGGCACGAACGTGGTGCGAACGCAGGAGGACCAGCAGAAGGGGGCGAAGCGATGA